Proteins encoded in a region of the Trypanosoma brucei gambiense DAL972 chromosome 11, complete sequence genome:
- a CDS encoding DNA polymerase IV, putative translates to MCGGEENGGLDQAHVSYSGSASEQNIAEMIVDPSASRQPTAFQLTLDCNKAGMGNVDKERVEAIIRNVSEGSSFLMNEQRKAEGREKQLQELKRKSSLFTQLLGGERNAAQRTQWEVKVSKIEQELEATRRLGTYIHLDMDMFYAAVEIKKHPEYATIPLAIGTITRLITANYIARGRGIRQGMPGFLALKICPNLLILPPDFDAYNEESNIVRRIVAEYDPNYISFGLDDFTLEVSAYIERFEGTKTAEDVASELRVRVFGETKLTASAGIGPTAALAKIASNINKPNGQHDLNLHTRQDVMTYVRDLGLRSVPGVGKVTEALLKGLGITTLSDIYDRRVELCYILHNNLFRFLLGASIGIMQWPDAATAANTENCEGATGEQRKAISSERSITTPRTKEGMQEMVDTVFNGAYEEMRKSEIMCRRISLTIRWASYRYQQYTKSLIQYSDDSATLRRAVDELMLPHAAKYSEMCLLGVRLSDLISAKDFHMKRKGGNQLSISQFIRPKKLGEVTATTGIKRERTTEPKKVVEIIISSDDEDENDSVGLASSSTVLVSTGKGTVEREVTII, encoded by the coding sequence ATGTgtgggggagaagagaatggTGGATTGGATCAGGCACATGTGTCCTACAGTGGCAGTGCGAGTGAGCAAAACATTGCGGAAATGATTGTAGACCCATCAGCTTCCCGTCAGCCCACAGCATTCCAACTCACACTCGATTGCAATAAGGCAGGAATGGGAAATGTGGATAAGGAACGTGTGGAAGCAATTATACGTAATGTATCTGAgggttcttcctttttgatgAATGAACAGCGGAAGGCTGAGGGTCGAGAGAAGCAACTGCAAGAACTCAAGCGGAAATCATCTCTCTTCACTCAGTTGTTGGGTGGTGAACGAAACGCTGCGCAGCGGACGCAGTGGGAGGTGAAGGTTTCCAAAATAGAACAGGAGCTTGAGGCTACGCGTCGACTGGGAACTTATATCCATTTAGACATGGACATGTTttatgctgctgttgaaatCAAGAAGCATCCGGAGTACGCCACCATTCCGCTTGCCATAGGCACAATAACGAGGCTGATAACAGCAAATTACATTGCGCGTGGACGTGGTATTCGTCAAGGTATGCCAGGTTTCCTTGCTCTAAAAATCTGCCCGAATTTGCTCATTCTGCCTCCTGATTTCGATGCTTACAATGAAGAATCCAATATCGTGCGCCGTATTGTTGCTGAATACGACCCTAATTATATCAGCTTTGGTTTGGATGACTTTACTCTCGAAGTAAGTGCCTACATAGAGCGTTTTGAGGGAACCAAAACAGCCGAAGATGTGGCTTCTGaactgcgtgtgcgtgtatttggtgAAACAAAGTTGACAGCAAGTGCTGGTATTGGACCCACTGCAGCACTTGCCAAGATTGCCAGTAATATTAATAAGCCGAATGGACAACATGATCTTAATCTTCATACCCGACAGGATGTGATGACATACGTCAGGGATTTGGGTCTACGTTCTGTGCCTGGTGTTGGGAAGGTTACGGAAGCTCTGTTGAAGGGACTGGGTATCACCACTCTCTCAGATATTTACGATAGGCGTGTTGAACTTTGTTACATTTTGCACAATAATTTATTTCGCTTTTTGCTTGGAGCTTCCATTGGCATTATGCAATGGCCCgatgcagcaacggcagccaaTACCGAGAATTGTGAGGGGGCTACTGGAGAGCAACGGAAGGCAATCAGTAGCGAGCGATCCATCACTACTCCACGAACCAAAGAAGGTATGCAGGAAATGGTTGATACCGTATTCAATGGCGCCTATGAAGAAATGCGGAAGAGTGAGATAATGTGTAGACGGATATCCCTCACAATTAGATGGGCCTCCTATCGTTATCAACAATACACAAAAAGTTTGATACAATATTCAGATGACTCTGCAACCCTTCGCCGCGCAGTAGACGAGCTCATGTTACCGCACGCTGCAAAGTATTCAGAGATGTGTTTGTTGGGGGTACGTCTCTCGGACCTTATCTCTGCAAAAGACTTtcatatgaaaagaaagggtggTAACCAACTGTCTATTTCACAATTTATTCGCCCCAAGAAGCTGGGTGAGGTAACAGCAACCACCggtataaaaagggagaggactACTGAACCGAAAAAGGttgtggaaataataatatcatcaGATGACGAGGATGAGAATGATAGTGTTGGCTTGGCATCTAGCTCCACTGTACTCGTTTCAACTGGCAAAGGTACTGTTGAGAGGGAAGTTACCATAATTTAG
- a CDS encoding DNA polymerase IV, putative, which translates to MCGGEENGGLDQAHVSYSGSASEQNIAEMIVDPSASRQPTAFQLTLDCNKAGMGNVDKERVAAVIHEMSAGSGYLCNQQRLSKGREKQLQELKRKSSLFTQLLGGERNAAQRTQWEVKVSKIEQELEATRRLGTYIHLDMDMFYAAVEIKKHPEYANVPLAVGTKTMLTTANYVARGCGVRPGMPGYIGLKICPNLLILPPDFDAYNEESNTVRRIVAEYDPNYISFGLDELTLEVSAYIERFEGTKTAEDVASELRVRVFGETKLTASAGIGPTAALAKIASNINKPNGQHDLNLHTRQDVMTYVRDLGLRSVPGIGKAMEALLKGLGITTLSDIYNRRVELCYIFTEKTYRFLLGASIGIMQWPDACNIPGGSVDDGTGVGRKSVGSERTFKILQSKEELQEIVDFIFNSSYDELKKHELMCRQVSLRIRWATYRSRQYTMNLAQHSDDSATLRRAVDGLLLPHAAKYSDMSLLGMRLLDLIFAKDFHIKRKGGNQLSISQFIRPKKLGEVTATTGIKRERTTEPKQVVEIIISSDDEDENDSVGLASSSTALVSTDKGTVEREVTII; encoded by the coding sequence ATGTgtgggggagaagagaatggTGGATTGGATCAGGCACATGTGTCCTACAGTGGCAGTGCGAGTGAGCAAAACATTGCGGAAATGATTGTAGACCCATCAGCTTCCCGTCAGCCCACAGCATTCCAACTCACACTCGATTGCAATAAGGCAGGAATGGGAAATGTGGATAAGGAACGTGTCGCTGCAGTGATACATGAGATGTCTGCGGGATCAGGGTACCTTTGCAATCAGCAGCGTTTATCAAAAGGTCGAGAGAAGCAACTGCAAGAGCTGAAGCGGAAATCATCTCTCTTCACTCAGTTGTTGGGTGGTGAACGAAACGCTGCGCAGCGGACGCAGTGGGAGGTGAAGGTTTCCAAAATAGAACAGGAGCTTGAGGCTACGCGTCGACTGGGAACTTATATCCATTTAGACATGGACATGTTttatgctgctgttgaaatCAAGAAGCATCCGGAGTACGCCAACGTTCCGCTTGCAGTTGGAACTAAAACAATGCTAACAACCGCAAATTATGTTGCTAGAGGTTGTGGTGTCCGTCCTGGTATGCCAGGTTATATCGGATTGAAGATTTGCCCGAATTTGCTCATTCTGCCTCCTGATTTCGATGCTTACAACGAGGAATCCAATACTGTGCGCCGTATTGTTGCTGAATACGACCCTAATTACATCAGCTTTGGTTTGGATGAACTGACCCTTGAGGTAAGTGCCTACATAGAGCGCTTTGAGGGAACCAAAACAGCCGAAGATGTGGCTTCTGAactgcgtgtacgtgtatTTGGTGAAACAAAGTTGACAGCAAGTGCTGGTATTGGACCCACTGCAGCACTTGCCAAGATTGCCAGTAATATTAATAAGCCGAATGGACAACATGATCTTAATCTTCATACCCGACAGGATGTGATGACATACGTCAGGGATTTGGGTCTACGTTCTGTGCCTGGTATTGGGAAGGCTATGGAAGCTCTGTTGAAGGGACTGGGTATCACCACTCTCTCAGATATTTACAATAGGCGTGTTGAACTTTGTTATATCTTTACCGAAAAAACATATCGCTTTTTGCTTGGAGCTTCCATTGGCATTATGCAATGGCCCGATGCGTGCAATATACCGGGTGGCTCTGTCGATGATGGGACAGGTGTGGGAAGGAAGTCAGTTGGTAGTGAACGTACATTCAAAATATTGCAAAGCAAAGAGGAATTACAGGAAATcgttgattttatttttaattcttCGTATGATGAACTAAAGAAACATGAGCTGATGTGTAGACAGGTTTCGTTAAGAATAAGGTGGGCAACCTATCGCTCCCGGCAGTATACTATGAATTTGGCCCAACATTCAGATGACTCTGCAACCCTTCGCCGCGCAGTGGATGGTTTACTGTTACCGCATGCTGCAAAGTACTCAGATATGTCGTTACTGGGGATGCGTCTGTTAGACCTTATCTTTGCAAAAGACTTTcatataaaaagaaagggtggTAACCAACTGTCTATTTCACAATTTATTCGCCCCAAGAAGCTGGGTGAGGTAACAGCAACCACCggtataaaaagggagaggactACTGAACCGAAACAGGttgtggaaataataatatcatcaGATGACGAGGATGAGAATGATAGTGTTGGCTTGGCATCTAGCTCCACTGCACTCGTTTCAACTGACAAAGGTACTGTTGAGAGGGAAGTTACCATAATTTAG
- a CDS encoding DNA polymerase kappa, putative — MCGGEENGGLDQAHVSYSGSASEQNIAEMIVDPSASITMGFPFSIDCNKAGMGNVDKERVEAIIRDAREGSPFLLNEQRLAEGREKQLQELKRKSSLFTQLLGGERNAAQRKQWELKVSKMEQELEATRRLGTYIHLDMDMFYAAVEIKKHPEYATIPLAIGTMTRLQTANYVARGRGVRPGMPGFLALKICPNLLLLPPDDDSYYLESNIVRRIVAEYDPNYIVVGLDDFTLEVSAYIERFEGTKTAEDVASELRVRVFGETKLTASAGIGPTAALAKIASNINKPNGQHDLNLHTREDVMTYVRDLGLRSVPGVGKVTEALLKGLGITTLGDIHDRRVELCYILHNNLFRFLLGASIGIMQWPDAATAANTENCEGATGGQRKAISSERSFYVLHSKEQLHEMIYSIFEEAYEEMRQNEMLCRQISLLVRWSSYRYQQYTKSLIQHSDDSATLRRAVDGLLLPHAAKYSEMCLLGVRFLDLISAKDFHMKRKGGNQLSISQFIRPKKLGEVTATTGIKRERTTEPKKVVEIIISSDDEDENDSVGLASSSTVLVSTGKGTVEREVTII, encoded by the coding sequence ATGTgtgggggagaagagaatggTGGATTGGATCAGGCACATGTGTCCTACAGTGGCAGTGCGAGTGAGCAAAACATTGCGGAAATGATTGTAGACCCATCAGCTTCCATCACCATGGGTTTTCCGTTTTCCATCGATTGCAATAAGGCAGGAATGGGAAATGTGGATAAGGAACGTGTGGAAGCAATTATACGTGATGCCAGGGAAGGATCCCCCTTTCTATTGAATGAACAACGTTTGGCTGAGGGTCGAGAGAAGCAACTGCAAGAGCTGAAGCGGAAATCATCTCTCTTCACTCAGTTGTTGGGTGGTGAACGAAACGCTGCGCAGCGGAAACAGTGGGAGCTGAAGGTTTCCAAAATGGAGCAGGAGCTTGAGGCTACGCGTCGACTGGGAACTTATATCCATTTAGACATGGACATGTTttatgctgctgttgaaatCAAGAAGCATCCGGAGTACGCCACCATTCCGCTTGCCATAGGCACCATGACGAGGCTACAAACAGCAAATTATGTTGCGCGTGGACGTGGTGTCCGTCCCGGTATGCCAGGTTTCCTTGCTCTAAAAATCTGCCCGAATCTACTATTACTCCCTCCCGATGATGATTCCTACTATTTGGAATCCAATATCGTACGTCGTATTGTTGCTGAATACGATCCTAATTACATAGTTGTTGGTTTGGATGACTTTACTCTCGAAGTAAGTGCCTACATAGAGCGTTTTGAGGGAACCAAAACAGCCGAAGATGTGGCTTCTGaactgcgtgtgcgtgtatttggtgAAACAAAGTTGACAGCAAGTGCTGGTATTGGACCCACTGCAGCACTTGCCAAGATTGCCAGTAATATTAATAAGCCGAATGGACAACATGATCTTAATCTTCATACCCGAGAGGATGTGATGACATACGTCAGGGATTTGGGTCTACGTTCTGTGCCTGGTGTTGGGAAGGTTACGGAAGCTCTGTTGAAGGGACTGGGTATCACCACTCTCGGCGACATTCACGATAGGCGTGTTGAACTTTGTTACATTTTGCACAATAATTTATTTCGCTTTTTGCTTGGAGCTTCCATTGGCATTATGCAATGGCCCgatgcagcaacggcagccaaTACCGAGAATTGTGAGGGGGCTACTGGAGGGCAACGGAAGGCAATCAGTAGCGAGCGATCTTTTTATGTGTTACATAGCAAAGAGCAGTTGCATGAAATGATTTACAGTATTTTTGAAGAGGCCTATGAAGAAATGCGACAGAATGAAATGTTGTGTCGTCAGATCTCCTTGCTTGTGCGTTGGTCGTCTTATCGTTATCAACAATACACAAAAAGTTTGATACAACATTCAGATGACTCTGCAACCCTTCGCCGCGCAGTGGATGGTTTACTGTTACCGCATGCTGCAAAGTATTCAGAGATGTGTTTGTTGGGGGTACGTTTTCTTGACCTTATCTCTGCAAAAGACTTTCatatgaaaaggaagggtgGTAACCAACTGTCTATTTCACAATTTATTCGCCCCAAGAAGCTGGGTGAGGTAACAGCAACCACCggtataaaaagggagaggactACTGAACCGAAAAAGGttgtggaaataataatatcatcaGATGACGAGGATGAGAATGATAGTGTTGGCTTGGCATCTAGCTCCACTGTACTCGTTTCAACTGGCAAAGGTACTGTTGAGAGGGAAGTTACCATAATTTAG
- a CDS encoding DNA polymerase kappa, putative, giving the protein MCGGEENGGLDQAHVSYSGSASEQNIAEMIVDPSASRQPTAFQLTLDCNKAGMGNVDKERVEAIIRGAGEGTPFLLNEQRLVEGREKQLRELKRKSSLFTRLLGGERNAAQRTQWELKVSKIEQELEATRRLGTYIHLDMDMFYAAVEIKKHPEYATIPLAIGTMTRLQTANYIARGRGIRQGMPGFLALKICPNLLILPPDFDAYNEESNTVRRIVAEYDPNYIVVGLDELTLEVSAYIERFEGTKTAEDVASELRVRVFGETKLTASAGIGPTAALAKIASNINKPNGQHDLNLHTREDVMTYVRDLGLRSVPGVGKVTEALLKGLGITTLGDIHDRRVELCYILHNNLFRFLLGASIGIMQWPDAATAANTENCEGATGGQRKAISSERSFYVLHSKEQLHEMIYSIFEEAYEEMRQNEMLCRQISLLVRWSSYRYQQYTKSLIQHSDDSATLRRAVDGLLLPHAAKYSEMCLLGVRFLDLISAKDFHMKRKGGNQLSISQFIRPKKLGEVTATTGIKRERTTEPKKVVEIIISSDDEDENDSVGLASSSTILVSTGKGTVEREVTII; this is encoded by the coding sequence ATGTgtgggggagaagagaatggTGGATTGGATCAGGCACATGTGTCCTACAGTGGCAGTGCGAGTGAGCAAAACATTGCGGAAATGATTGTAGACCCATCAGCTTCCCGTCAGCCCACAGCATTCCAACTCACACTCGATTGCAATAAGGCAGGAATGGGAAATGTGGATAAGGAACGTGTGGAAGCTATTATACGTGGTGCCGGGGAAGGCACACCTTTTTTATTAAATGAACAACGTTTGGTTGAGGGTCGAGAGAAGCAACTGCGGGAACTCAAACGGAAATCATCTCTCTTCACTCGGTTGTTGGGTGGTGAACGAAACGCTGCGCAGCGGACGCAGTGGGAGCTGAAGGTTTCCAAAATAGAACAGGAGCTTGAGGCTACGCGTCGACTGGGAACTTATATCCATTTAGACATGGACATGTTttatgctgctgttgaaatCAAGAAGCATCCGGAGTACGCCACCATCCCGCTTGCCATAGGCACCATGACGAGGCTACAAACAGCAAATTACATTGCGCGTGGACGTGGTATTCGTCAAGGTATGCCAGGTTTCCTTGCTCTAAAAATCTGCCCGAATTTGCTCATTCTACCTCCTGATTTCGATGCTTACAACGAGGAATCCAATACTGTGCGCCGTATTGTTGCTGAATACGATCCTAATTACATAGTTGTTGGTTTGGATGAACTAACCCTTGAGGTAAGTGCCTACATAGAGCGTTTTGAGGGAACCAAAACAGCCGAAGATGTGGCTTCTGaactgcgtgtgcgtgtatttggtgAAACAAAGTTGACAGCAAGTGCTGGTATTGGACCCACTGCAGCACTTGCCAAGATTGCCAGTAATATTAATAAGCCGAATGGACAACATGATCTTAATCTTCATACCCGAGAGGATGTGATGACATACGTCAGGGATTTGGGTCTACGTTCTGTGCCTGGTGTTGGGAAGGTTACGGAAGCTCTGTTGAAGGGACTGGGTATCACCACTCTCGGCGACATTCACGATAGGCGTGTTGAACTTTGTTACATTTTGCACAATAATTTATTTCGCTTTTTGCTTGGAGCTTCCATTGGCATTATGCAATGGCCCgatgcagcaacggcagccaaTACCGAGAATTGTGAGGGGGCTACTGGAGGGCAACGGAAGGCAATCAGTAGCGAGCGATCTTTTTATGTGTTACATAGCAAAGAGCAGTTGCATGAAATGATTTACAGTATTTTTGAAGAGGCCTATGAAGAAATGCGACAGAATGAAATGTTGTGTCGTCAGATCTCCTTGCTTGTGCGTTGGTCGTCTTATCGTTATCAACAATACACAAAAAGTTTGATACAACATTCAGATGACTCTGCAACCCTTCGTCGCGCAGTGGATGGTTTACTGTTACCGCATGCTGCAAAGTATTCAGAGATGTGTTTGTTGGGGGTACGTTTTCTTGACCTTATCTCTGCAAAAGACTTTCatatgaaaaggaagggtgGTAACCAACTGTCTATTTCACAATTTATTCGCCCCAAGAAGCTGGGTGAGGTAACAGCAACCACCggtataaaaagggagaggactACTGAACCGAAAAAGGttgtggaaataataatatcatcaGATGACGAGGATGAGAATGATAGTGTTGGCTTGGCATCTAGCTCCACTATACTCGTTTCAACTGGCAAAGGTACTGTTGAGAGGGAAGTTACCATAATTTAG
- a CDS encoding DNA polymerase kappa, putative translates to MCGGEENGGLDQAHVSYSGSASEQNIAEMIVDPSASITMGFPFSIDCNKAGMGNVDKERVEAIIRDAREGSPFLLNEQRLAEGREKQLQELKRKSSLFTQLLGGERNAAQRKQWELKVSKMEQELEATRRLGTYIHLDMDMFYAAVEIKKHPEYATIPLAIGTMTRLQTANYVARGRGVRPGMPGFLALKICPNLLLLPPDDDSYYLESNIVRRIVAEYDPNYIVVGLDDFTLEVSAYIERFEGTKTAEDVASELRVRVFGETKLTASAGIGPTAALAKIASNINKPNGQHDLNLHTREDVMTYVRDLGLRSVPGVGKVTEALLKGLGITTLGDIHDRRVELCYILHNNLFRFLLGASIGIMQWPDAATAANTENCEGATGGQRKAISSERSFYVLHSKEQLHEMIYSIFEEAYEEMRQNEMLCRQISLLVRWSSYRYQQYTKSLIQHSDDSATLRRAVDGLLLPHAAKYSEMCLLGVRFLDLISAKDFHMKRKGGNQLSISQFIRPKKLGEVTATTGIKRERTTEPKKVVEIIISSDDEDENDSVGLASSSTVLVSTGKGTVEREVTII, encoded by the coding sequence ATGTgtgggggagaagagaatggTGGATTGGATCAGGCACATGTGTCGTACAGTGGCAGTGCGAGTGAGCAAAACATTGCGGAAATGATTGTAGACCCATCAGCTTCCATCACCATGGGTTTTCCGTTTTCCATCGATTGCAATAAGGCAGGAATGGGAAATGTGGATAAGGAACGTGTGGAAGCAATTATACGTGATGCCAGGGAAGGATCCCCCTTTCTATTGAATGAACAACGTTTGGCTGAGGGTCGAGAGAAGCAACTGCAAGAGCTGAAGCGGAAATCATCTCTCTTCACTCAGTTGTTGGGTGGTGAACGAAACGCTGCGCAGCGGAAACAGTGGGAGCTGAAGGTTTCCAAAATGGAGCAGGAGCTTGAGGCTACGCGTCGACTGGGAACTTATATCCATTTAGACATGGACATGTTttatgctgctgttgaaatCAAGAAGCATCCGGAGTACGCCACCATTCCGCTTGCCATAGGCACCATGACGAGGCTACAAACAGCAAATTATGTTGCGCGTGGACGTGGTGTCCGTCCCGGTATGCCAGGTTTCCTTGCTCTAAAAATCTGCCCGAATCTACTATTACTCCCTCCCGATGATGATTCCTACTATTTGGAATCCAATATCGTACGTCGTATTGTTGCTGAATACGATCCTAATTACATAGTTGTTGGTTTGGATGACTTTACTCTCGAAGTAAGTGCCTACATAGAGCGTTTTGAGGGAACCAAAACAGCCGAAGATGTGGCTTCTGaactgcgtgtgcgtgtatttggtgAAACAAAGTTGACAGCAAGTGCTGGTATTGGACCCACTGCAGCACTTGCCAAGATTGCCAGTAATATTAATAAGCCGAATGGACAACATGATCTTAATCTTCATACCCGAGAGGATGTGATGACATACGTCAGGGATTTGGGTCTACGTTCTGTGCCTGGTGTTGGGAAGGTTACGGAAGCTCTGTTGAAGGGACTGGGTATCACCACTCTCGGCGACATTCACGATAGGCGTGTTGAACTTTGTTACATTTTGCACAATAATTTATTTCGCTTTTTGCTTGGAGCTTCCATTGGCATTATGCAATGGCCCgatgcagcaacggcagccaaTACCGAGAATTGTGAGGGGGCTACTGGAGGGCAACGGAAGGCAATCAGTAGCGAGCGATCTTTTTATGTGTTACATAGCAAAGAGCAGTTGCATGAAATGATTTACAGTATTTTTGAAGAGGCCTATGAAGAAATGCGACAGAATGAAATGTTGTGTCGTCAGATCTCCTTGCTTGTGCGTTGGTCGTCTTATCGTTATCAACAATACACAAAAAGTTTGATACAACATTCAGATGACTCTGCAACCCTTCGCCGCGCAGTGGATGGTTTACTGTTACCGCATGCTGCAAAGTATTCAGAGATGTGTTTGTTGGGGGTACGTTTTCTTGACCTTATCTCTGCAAAAGACTTTCatatgaaaaggaagggtgGTAACCAACTGTCTATTTCACAATTTATTCGCCCCAAGAAGCTGGGTGAGGTAACAGCAACCACCggtataaaaagggagaggactACTGAACCGAAAAAGGttgtggaaataataatatcatcaGATGACGAGGATGAGAATGATAGTGTTGGCTTGGCATCTAGCTCCACTGTACTCGTTTCAACTGGCAAAGGTACTGTTGAGAGGGAAGTTACCATAATTTAG
- a CDS encoding DNA polymerase kappa, putative, with the protein MCGGEENGGLDQAHVSYSGSASEQNIAEMIVDPSASRQPTAFQLTLDCNKAGMGNVDKERVEAIIRGAGEGTPFLLNEQRLVEGREKQLRELKRKSSLFTRLLGGERNAAQRTQWELKVSKIEQELEATRRLGTYIHLDMDMFYAAVEIKKHPEYATIPLAIGTMTRLQTANYIARGRGIRQGMPGFLALKICPNLLILPPDFDAYNEESNTVRRIVAEYDPNYIVVGLDELALEVSAYIERFEGTKTAEDVASELRVRVFGETKLTASAGIGPTAALAKIASNINKPNGQHDLNLHTREDVMTYVRDLGLRSVPGVGKVTEALLKGLGITTLSDIYNRRVELCYILHNNLFRFLLGASIGIMQWPDAATAANTENCEGATGEQRKAISSERSITTPRTKEGMQEMVDTVFNGAYEEMRKSEIMCRRISLTIRWASYRYQQYTKSLIQHSDDSATLRRAVDELMLPHAAKYSEMCLLGVRLSDLISAKDFHMKRKGGNQLSISQFIRPKKLGEVTATTGIKRERTTEPKQVVEIIISSDDEDENDSVGLASSSTILVSTDKGTVEREVTIIE; encoded by the coding sequence ATGTgtgggggagaagagaatggTGGATTGGATCAGGCACATGTGTCCTACAGTGGCAGTGCGAGTGAGCAAAACATTGCGGAAATGATTGTAGACCCATCAGCTTCCCGTCAGCCCACAGCATTCCAACTCACACTCGATTGCAATAAGGCAGGAATGGGAAATGTGGATAAGGAACGTGTGGAAGCTATTATACGTGGTGCCGGGGAAGGCACACCTTTTTTATTAAATGAACAACGTTTGGTTGAGGGTCGAGAGAAGCAACTGCGGGAACTCAAACGGAAATCATCTCTCTTCACTCGGTTGTTGGGTGGTGAACGAAACGCTGCGCAGCGGACGCAGTGGGAGCTGAAGGTTTCCAAAATAGAACAGGAGCTTGAGGCTACGCGTCGACTGGGAACTTATATCCATTTAGACATGGACATGTTttatgctgctgttgaaatCAAGAAGCATCCGGAGTACGCCACCATCCCGCTTGCCATAGGCACCATGACGAGGCTACAAACAGCAAATTACATTGCGCGTGGACGTGGTATTCGTCAAGGTATGCCAGGTTTCCTTGCTCTAAAAATCTGCCCGAATTTGCTCATTCTACCTCCTGATTTCGATGCTTACAACGAGGAATCCAATACTGTGCGCCGTATTGTTGCTGAATACGATCCTAATTACATAGTTGTTGGTTTGGATGAACTAGCCCTTGAGGTAAGTGCCTACATAGAGCGTTTTGAGGGAACCAAAACAGCCGAAGATGTGGCTTCTGaactgcgtgtgcgtgtatttggtgAAACAAAGTTGACAGCAAGTGCTGGTATTGGACCCACTGCAGCACTTGCCAAGATTGCCAGTAATATTAATAAGCCGAATGGACAACATGATCTTAATCTTCATACCCGAGAGGATGTGATGACATACGTCAGGGATTTGGGTCTACGTTCTGTGCCTGGTGTTGGGAAGGTTACGGAAGCTCTGTTGAAGGGACTGGGTATCACCACTCTCTCAGATATTTACAATAGGCGTGTTGAACTTTGTTACATTTTGCACAATAATTTATTTCGCTTTTTGCTTGGAGCTTCCATTGGCATTATGCAATGGCCCgatgcagcaacggcagccaaTACCGAGAATTGTGAGGGGGCTACTGGAGAGCAACGGAAGGCAATCAGTAGCGAGCGATCCATCACTACTCCACGAACCAAAGAAGGTATGCAGGAAATGGTTGATACCGTATTCAATGGCGCCTATGAAGAAATGCGGAAGAGTGAGATAATGTGTAGACGGATATCCCTCACAATTAGATGGGCCTCCTATCGTTATCAACAATACACAAAAAGTTTGATACAACATTCAGATGACTCTGCAACCCTTCGCCGCGCAGTAGACGAGCTCATGTTACCGCACGCTGCAAAGTATTCAGAGATGTGTTTGTTGGGGGTACGTCTCTCGGACCTTATCTCTGCAAAAGACTTTCatatgaaaaggaagggtgGTAACCAACTGTCTATTTCACAATTTATTCGCCCCAAGAAGCTGGGTGAGGTAACAGCAACCACCggtataaaaagggagaggactACTGAACCGAAACAGGttgtggaaataataatatcatcaGATGACGAGGATGAGAATGATAGTGTTGGCTTGGCATCTAGCTCCACTATACTCGTTTCAACTGACAAAGGTACTGTTGAGAGGGAAGTTACCATAATTGAGTGA